The window CCACAGACGGCGGCATCTGCCAGCCCTCTCTGTATGAGCATAAAAGCGTCTCCAATGTTGTTATTCCCGGTGGCGCAGGCTGATACGACACAATAATTCGGCCCCCGAAATCCATACTCGATGGAGATGTAGCCGGCGGCTATGTCCGGGATTAGCATCGGGATGAAGAAGGGCGAAAGCCTCCGGACGCCGCTTTCCAGGTACGTCTGAACCTGGTCGGCAAACACCTTGATGCCTCCGATTCCGCTGCCGAAAATGACAGCGATCCGATCCCTTTCCTCGTCGGAGAGCGTCGTGGTATCGACCCCGGCAT of the Rhodothermales bacterium genome contains:
- a CDS encoding beta-ketoacyl-[acyl-carrier-protein] synthase II produces the protein MQNRARRVVVTGMGALTPIGLSVDEFWRGMMAGRSGAATITKFDTEPFASKFACELDGYDPTMDMDRKQARRLDGFCQYALSVAKQAVIDAGVDTTTLSDEERDRIAVIFGSGIGGIKVFADQVQTYLESGVRRLSPFFIPMLIPDIAAGYISIEYGFRGPNYCVVSACATGNNNIGDAFMLIQRGLADAAVCG